A part of Olleya sp. Bg11-27 genomic DNA contains:
- a CDS encoding cysteine desulfurase family protein, with the protein MKPVYFDNAATTQLRPEVIDKMTKVMQDCYGNASSTHSFGRSAKAMVEQARKTVAKHLNVSASEIVFTSGGTEADNLVLLSAVRDLGVKNIITSRIEHHAVLHTVAQLEGEYGVSINYVDLDKNGQVNYAHLEQLLQSPDKTLVSLMHVNNEIGNILDIKRVADLCKQNQALFHSDTVQSIGHYKLDLQEIPIDFMAVSGHKFHGPKGVGFAFIRKHSGLKPLIFGGEQERGHRAGTESVHNIVGLEEALKLSNDNLEEEKIYITDLKTYFIQQLEANFPDVGFNGDSADFEKSTYTVLNVRLPIAEEKALILLFQLDLKGIACSKGSACQSGSSKGSHVLSQILSEADLLKASLRFSFSRFNTKEEIDYVIDVLKEFI; encoded by the coding sequence ATGAAACCAGTATATTTTGATAATGCAGCAACTACGCAGTTAAGACCAGAAGTTATTGATAAAATGACTAAAGTTATGCAGGACTGTTATGGTAATGCCTCCTCTACGCATAGTTTTGGTCGTTCTGCCAAAGCAATGGTTGAACAAGCAAGAAAAACAGTGGCGAAACATTTAAATGTATCTGCTTCAGAGATTGTGTTTACTTCGGGAGGTACGGAAGCAGATAACTTGGTTTTATTGAGTGCTGTTAGAGATCTGGGTGTAAAAAACATTATAACCTCTAGAATAGAACATCATGCAGTTTTGCATACTGTAGCGCAATTAGAGGGTGAATATGGTGTTTCTATTAATTATGTGGATTTAGATAAAAATGGTCAAGTTAACTATGCCCATTTAGAACAATTATTACAATCTCCGGATAAGACATTAGTTAGTTTAATGCATGTTAATAATGAAATCGGTAATATTTTAGATATTAAACGTGTTGCTGATTTGTGTAAACAAAACCAAGCTTTATTCCATAGTGACACGGTGCAATCTATAGGACATTATAAACTAGATTTACAAGAAATTCCGATTGATTTTATGGCTGTCAGTGGGCATAAATTTCATGGACCAAAAGGAGTTGGATTTGCTTTTATTAGAAAACATTCAGGGCTTAAACCATTAATTTTTGGAGGGGAGCAAGAACGTGGTCATCGTGCCGGAACGGAGTCAGTACATAATATTGTGGGTTTAGAAGAGGCTTTAAAATTGTCTAATGATAATTTAGAAGAAGAAAAAATATACATCACTGATCTTAAAACCTATTTTATTCAGCAATTAGAAGCTAATTTTCCGGATGTTGGTTTTAATGGAGATTCTGCTGACTTCGAAAAAAGTACGTATACTGTTTTAAATGTCCGTTTGCCCATAGCTGAAGAAAAAGCATTGATCTTATTATTTCAGTTAGACTTAAAAGGTATTGCTTGTTCTAAAGGTAGTGCTTGTCAAAGTGGAAGCTCAAAAGGAAGTCATGTATTGTCTCAAATTTTAAGTGAAGCCGACCTTTTAAAAGCATCATTACGATTTTCTTTTAGTAGATTCAATACAAAAGAGGAAATAGATTATGTTATTGACGTGTTAAAAGAATTTATTTAA
- a CDS encoding Smr/MutS family protein: MKLKIGDKVDVLDDALSGIIQSIKGEIITIETEDGFDLEFKPSELVKTKSATLRNNVFDSASIRQVLSEKTEKKRHSTTKIKAKERYEPMMEVDLHLHKLVDHERGMTNYDKLSIQLDTARHKLEFAIKKRIQKIVFIHGVGEGVLKMELETLFSRYDNVKYYEADYKKYGLGATEVYIMQNPNTNN; encoded by the coding sequence ATGAAGTTAAAAATAGGTGATAAAGTAGATGTTTTAGACGACGCACTTTCTGGCATTATACAGTCTATTAAGGGAGAGATTATTACTATTGAAACAGAGGATGGGTTTGATCTTGAATTTAAACCTTCAGAATTGGTCAAAACGAAATCAGCAACGCTTAGAAATAATGTTTTTGATTCAGCATCAATACGTCAAGTATTGTCTGAGAAAACGGAAAAAAAGAGGCACTCTACAACTAAAATAAAGGCCAAGGAGCGTTATGAGCCAATGATGGAAGTCGATTTACACTTACATAAATTAGTGGACCACGAACGTGGAATGACTAATTATGATAAACTGTCTATTCAATTAGATACGGCTAGACATAAGTTAGAATTTGCTATCAAAAAACGAATTCAGAAAATTGTATTTATACACGGCGTTGGAGAAGGTGTTCTAAAAATGGAGCTAGAAACCTTATTTAGTAGGTATGACAATGTCAAATACTATGAAGCCGACTATAAAAAATATGGTCTAGGCGCCACAGAGGTTTATATTATGCAAAATCCCAACACTAATAATTAG